TCTCTTCCTTCCCCGATTACGGATTATCCCTCTCACTATCTTCCCTGGATAAAGGTGTACTAATAGAAAATTTGCAACTAAAacctaaattaaaaaataatgcaATTAGAATATTGCAACACTTTAGTACATCAAAAACATAACAaagtacaagaaaattcacaattttcaccaaattccataaagagaaaaaaaaaatctcgaacaATTCCAAATAAAGGAAACTCATCATCATTAAAAGGTTAAAACTTCCACCAAACTCCTTCCAAGTACATAATTATTAAGTAAACCATTATGCACAAAAACTCACATAAATCGCAACTAATGTCACGAAAAcaatttatttagttatttttgAAGAAAATTCGAACCTATCAACCTAATGCACGAAATTTATCATGTAATTCTAGTaaattcataaattaatttattaaatatacTTTCAACAAATTCTTTTGATCTTTTTCTAAAATTTGTATAAGTTCAAGTACTCGATTTTTAGTGTGAATACATCAAAACAACATCTTCCCAGGTAGTTAGAGAATTATACACAGCGTCGGTATGAGCTCCTCTTATTCAACCTAGAAAGAAGACATTATGACTGATGGATTCACACCAATAAACTTTTATCAAAAGATAGGAAAATagtttttaatgaaaatataacttTCTTTGAAAATAGATTTTCATGCTTAGAATGCGAAACTCTATCATATATGCCCCTTAAATTCTACCCTTAATCTCAAATTTGTTTAAGTTGTAATCCTAGGTTCTTTCATGGCTTAAGTGataccattttgtaacacccccaaatttctctcttttttttaaagCAACCTTTAATTAAATAAGACCAATCTTGAGAGAAACTTAGGAGTATTGCGCCACGTGATTACGTTAAAGGCTAATTAACTCAACTAATGCAGCGGAATAACTCAAATACTTTTCTTTATTGAATAATAATAGTCAAAATAATAATAGTGTATATTTGATAAACCCTTGACATTTAAATACTAAAATCTAAACTCACAAATGAAaccaacttagaaaaataaatcctaactagtgaactctccattaattccgtatgcaagcatgtcacatcatcacatcaagttcctgaaaactgctcaccaaaaggtgaatagggccaagccaaaacaaataggaaatacgggttagcaaaagctaagtacgaatatatgcaagacatgtaaaatatttatatatagttgaacatactttcacaaaccatttaattcaaacttGCTTAATTGAAATCATAGAAGATTCATTTTCCAAAGTTAGaaactttccataaatagtaactttccataaatagtaacttttcaaaagtataaacatttcaagaattaagatttccaaaatagaaactttccaaaagtagaaacattccaagaaaagaaatattcccaatatataaactttccaaatataacaatattccaAAAGTACAAACTTTACAAAAATAGATTCCAATTAGAATATGAAAATCAAACACCTCTTCTTATCTCCCCTTCCTTCCTAAATGTGCACACCCCCAAGCTAGTATTCCATCACAAATCTATACATTGGGGTACTAACCAAATAATAGTCAACAAGTGAACCTCGACTTACACAACAAGTGATGCGTATGAACATAAAAGTTCCATGAAATCCTCGAGACTTACCTGACTACCTGTCTCAAGCTGCAGATGCAACAGTCATATTGTTATAATTCGAACAAAATCAACAAGGGGGGAACATTGCAGATCaggtcagcacagatcagtgcagatcagatcagcactgatctgtgctgatctgttctgcactgatctgtgctgatctgttctgcactgatctgtgcagatcagatcagcactgatctgtgctgatctgttctgcactgatctgtgctgatctgttctgcactgatctgtgctgatctgatcagcactgatctgtgctgatctgatctacactgatcagtgcagatcagatcagcacagttcagtgctgatcagatcagtgcagaacagagaagtgcagatatcacagatcagatcagcactgatcagtgcagatctgatcagcactgatctgtgctgatctgtgctgatctgatcagtgcagatcagtgctgatctgatctgcactgatcagtgctgatctgatctgtgatatctgcactgatctgaaaTCCTTCTGTATGCTAGAGCACTGATTTGCTGCTGCGCGCACATTTTGTAACCACTCTTCTGTATGTTTTACTTGATGCAGGAACAACATAGGTACGATGAATGAAAACCAAATTGTTGTTAGGCATGAATCAGAAGGTGGCAAGACTCCCACAACGCGTGACGAATCACAAGATGTTAGTACGATTACAAAGACCATTAAAGGCCGTGGTCCGTCAAAAGGTGTTAAAGTCGCTAAGCCTATGTTCCTTGAGTATAATGTATATAATGTCCCCGATGGACAATGGTCTCATGAATACGGGAAGCAAGTTGGGAGTTGTGCTACTAGAATTAATATTAACGTCCCATTATATCCAAAGGTAGATGAGCAAATCAAGAAGGGGTTTTGGGAGGAGACTAAGGTAAGCATtggatattaacttgatttgtatattttagggattatttaatttgatttaaatactatttttataatttaactttttttaattattaacagcttatgttccacattactgatgattctaatcattcgagggagaaatattttcattcttgtgtggcgaaacgatttagttgtttcaagagcaaGTTGGTGCGCCGATGGATAACTATGAAGGAAAAGAAgccaaaaaatcaaacaaacaagatGCCTTGGGATGTCTACAACCATAtcacagaggatgattggaagACTTTTGTTAAACATTATTTCCTGCCAGAGTCATTGGTAATGATAATATTTCTTTAACTTGTCCTTAAAGAGTTTTTCATGTAGCAAACTGACATTGGTTCTAGGACAAAAAGTTATCAGAAAAAACATTTATTTCCATCTTTTTATGTTGTCTTTGACAGCTTCGTAGTGAAAAGGCGAGGAAAAGTGCATCATGCAACAAGAACCCACATCGCACCGGCCAAAAGGGTTATAATAGAAAGCGACTAGATTGGATAAAGGATGGACGACTTCCACCAGATGCAGCTTTACCTATCTCGAGTAGCTCCTCGGTGAACTCATCAGTGACCTCAAATGTTAATAGAGTTAGAAAATACAGATCAAAGGAGTGGATTTTGGCCCATCAAGTACAAAATAAAGAgggaaagtgggaaattgacccgAACGATTCAGAAGTTGTTGAAATCGCAACAAAAGCTGTAAGTagcgataattaattaatatttacttgCTTTGATTAGAGAATATAAAGTAATTTTACTTTCCTAATTGGCAGTTAGAGTACATCGCAGAAGAGGAAAAAGGAAATCTTTCTTTCGAACAGGGTGAGGATGCCCTCACTAAAGCTATAGGGAAAAAAGATCATCGTGGGCGTGTCAAGGGAACAGGTGGCATGGTTGGTATCAAAAAGGCTTTCGGTCCGTGTATTCGACATAGTAGAAgtgaccatggtgaagcttcATCAGAAAATTACGAATCAATCAGAGCTTCTGTGAAAAAGGAGTTTGAAGGTGAATTAGAGAAAAGGGTAGAGAAGAGGGTGGCAGAGGCCCTCCAAAAGCAACTAAGCACCTTGTTAAAAACAGGACAACTAAACTCCATTTCTACCCCGATACCTGATGACCTCCACTTAAATGATTCTGCCAGAGTTGACCTTGATGTTAGTGCTACAAGAACCACTCGTCACATCTTAGTGCCGCAACCACGCGAGCTAAAGGTACGACGTAGTCACTCTTTTTTAACATAGTTGCTTGAtccttttatgtttttagttgacatttacTTAATAATctgtatcacttacaaagttgcATTGAAACCTTTGTTTATGAAGGAAAGGACTCCATGTCGTCTTGCCCTTGAGGAGAAAGTTTCAGGCAACAACATTGTCGTGGCGGATGGTATGGTACAACCCTCAGATGGTGCATTGCCCCAACATTTTACATCGATGAAGCCTGGTCACTATAAAGTCCAAGTTGATTTTGTTTACGACGGACATGTTGATGATATTCTTCCGGTACCTACGGGAGATGGTTTCACTAACTTAGGCGGTGCTCTGGGTAGTTTTGTGCAATGGCCCATACACTTAGTGATTTTCGAAGACGGCGaggtatatatgttttattgtttAGAATGTATATGTTCACGCAAGCACATTCGACATCTTACCTACTcttgtttttgttgaattttaaaggATTGTATTTCACCTCCTAAAAAGAAGTCCAAGTCTAATGTTTCTAAAGAGAGGGATGGTAGCTCCAAGAAAAAGACAACGGTGTTAGCGGCCCAAAAGAAGACAACAGACTTACCATCCAAGGTAAAccctctaaaactcattcgaacctaaaatgacattttcgctcccaactttgaactaaagaacctaaggactcatttgattcttattacacgactaatatgcatagttttaagtttctaaaactcattcgaacctaattatgcacatttaaggctcgttgggtcgttataggtcatatattaacctaaaatgacattttcgctcccaactttgaactaaagaacctaaggactcatttgattcttattacacgactaatatgcatagttttaagtttctaaaactcattcgaacctatttatgcacatttaaggctcgttgggtcgttataggtcatatattgagctaaaatgacattttcgctcccaaatttgaactaaagaagctaaggactcatttgattcttattacatgactaatatgcatagttttaagtttctaaaactcattcgaacctatttatgcacatttaaggctcgttgggtcgttaaaggtcatatatagagctaaaatgacattttcgctcccaactttgaactaaagaacctaaacactcattttaatcctattacatgactaatatgcatagttttaagtttctaaaactcattcgaacctatttatgcacatttaaggctcgttgggtcgttaaaggtcatatatagagctaaaatgacattttcgctcccaactttgaactaaagaacctaaacactcattttaatcctattacatgactaatatgcatagttttaagtttctaaaactcattccaacctatttatgcacatttaaggctcgttgggtcgttaaaggtcatatatagagctaaaatgacattttcgctcccaactttgaactaaagaacctaaacactcattttaatcctattacatgactaatatgcatagttttaagtttctaaaactcattccaacctatttatgcacatttatggctcgttgggtcgttataggtcatatatagagctaaaatgacattttcgctcccaactttgaactaaagaacctaatgactcattttattcttattacatgactaatatgcatagttttaagtttctaaaactcattcgaacctattcatgcacatttatggctcgttgggtcgttatatgtcatatatagagctaaaatgacattttcgctcccaactttgaactaaagaacctaaggactcatttgattcttattacacgactaatatgcatagttttaagtttctaaaactcattcgaacctaattatgcacatttaaggctcgttgggtcgttataggtcatatattaacctaaaatgacattttcgctcccaactttgaactaaagaacctaaggactcatttgattcttattacatgactaatatgcatagttttaagtttctaaaactcattcgaacctatgtatgcacatttaaggctcgttgggtcgttataggtcatatattgagctaaaatgacattttcgctcccaaatttgaactaaagaacctaatgactcattttattcttattacatgactaatatgcatagttttaactttctaaaactcattcgaacctattcatgcacatttatggctcgttgggtcgttatatgtcatatatagagctaaaatgacatttccgctcccaactttgaactaaagaacctaaacactcattttaatcctattacatgactaatatgcatagttttaagtttctaaaactcattcgaacctaattatgcacatttatggctcgttgggtcgttataggtcatatatagacctaaaatgacattttcgctcccaactttgaactaaagaacctaaggactcatttgattcttattacacgactaatatgcatagttttaagtttctaaaactcattcgaacctatttatgcacatttatggctcgttgggtcgttataggtcatatattgagctaaaatgacattttcgctcccaaatttgaactaaagaacctaatgactcatttcatTCTTATTATATGACTAATGTTAATtgactattgttataggaattttcgcatccaaagaagtcgaattctaagcctaagtccaacttagaggtcgtgggtagttgtgatcgtaaaACACAAGAATCAACCACCAAAAGCAAGAAAGCGGGACTTGTACACGATGcaattcaaggtcttggcccGTCATGCAAATACTTGCAGTTTATCATGACTTCGGCGCCTGATGATATATATGATAATACTACCATCCCATTGGCGGCCTCAGTTTGGCACTCGGATTTTGATCAAGAAACATACATAACTGCGTCTGATATAGGAGAGTTCCTTCGCGGGGCGTGCTTAAACATTTCAGCGATCCAAGTCTACATAttgtaattaaatgttttattgttgttaataaaactattatttctttgaagttttttctctttatcgatcttaatagtgtaatcttgtttattttgtaggtgtttattgcacgatcatgccaaatcatttgaaatgtctcggatttcgttcatttgtcccgagattatgtcaagcactagaatcaaggccgaccctggagcgccaacaatgtatttgaaaaacattttccaagctgaaattgaaaaggagaagatgggtaatcctaacctaactaattggtttttaatcccatataatcaagagtaagtgtgttatattatataagtttcatataaaatattaattattattgttattaaatatttaatatatcatttataaattatacagaaatcattggaatttatacgtgatggacctacgtagaggttatgtatatattttcgattctgctagagatccacgtcgaacagattatgcatggggaatcttgagtttgtaagttcttttgcttacaaattacattagtctttaagaaacctaagccaaaatcatattcatgagtacccatgtttcgttaattttctagggcataccaagtgtacaagtgcaatggtgggcattgtccgaataaaacgagttttaagtcgtgtaaacccattcatatagaggtataacatgtttcttaattagctttttgctttgtttttattaattattggccttgcaagataaagtattatgtttcttaatcagtgtgctcaacaaatcggcggaactgagtgtggctattacgttatgaagttcatgttagagatagtcacgttacaacatgactatgaaggccggctagatgaggtaattaagtaactaattgattcgtattctagactattaatacattgtcattagttgcttgaatgttaaaatgtgacatttcatttgcatttaatcgatctaatatatgctccatcaattttttgtttttgtaaggtctatactccgaggactgcgccttatgctagtgaggaaattgatgtggttcgtgagcaatgggcgaagttttttaccaccaagtatttattattgacctgatggcgcttgatcgtgttggtttagatgttatagaacaatcttttatgttaaaatgtatgcgtactttgaaattggaacgtaaatgtatttaaatgtatcggtatgtgcacttttggttttgggatatatacaaaactccagttgttgtttttatatttgttatacaggttgcgttattctattattgttttgacaggtttctatatttggtgcaaggcactctaggtatccctaaacaaaattagaattttcccgccaaaagtgcttttttgcagcgtacatatatgttgtacgctgcaacaagggaaaaaaatttcgcaaaaattcagacttgttgcagcgtacaaataaatgtacgctgcaaaaaattgagtaattcagacttgttgcagcgtacaaataaatgtacgctgcaaaaagttgggtctgttgcagcgggcttttatatgtacgctgcaacaagtccaaaattttgccaattttttggcacttgttgcagcgtacatctaaaagcccgctgcaacaaatcactttttgcagcgaacatgtacgctgcaacaagttcagacttgttgcaggccccccagttgcagcatacgatgtacgctgcaacaggggtctaaaagcccgctgcaataagggttttttctactagtgataatGTCATGAAAGACCATCCAGTTCCAACCATATGATAAACCAACAATCCTCTTTTTATTTAATCGAATTTACTTTTAAAGAAAACAacgaattttgaaataaagatttataactcatcaaaaccaaacaaactatTTCAAAAACCACTTGAACAAATCCATCATcatattaaaatcaataaaaatatttaacctTTCCAAAATCCTCAAATAATTTTCACaaatcaagaaacaattcaaaatcactaattcataattttcaatttgaaaacaattaataatttgaagttAATAATCAAACCATACATATATTTCAATATATAACAATCTAGCCACATACACGTACCTTGATTAAATAACACCTCACACAAAGATTAGTTTGATCCCGCTACGGATCACTCACGAGTTcctaacaattaataaataaaaccctaactaattcatgattaaacaataaaaataaatctaatggacttaaatttaattcatgagTTATGAATGCATAATAACagtattataaatcaaaattttgaACTCATGGTTTAAACATACACTTTTAAAAATTACGACATTAATTTAGAagagtttaaataataaaaactgACCGTAAAAGAGAAGGTTTTGAAAACAATTGGGGTGTGGAAGTCACGACAC
This Spinacia oleracea cultivar Varoflay chromosome 6, BTI_SOV_V1, whole genome shotgun sequence DNA region includes the following protein-coding sequences:
- the LOC130463023 gene encoding uncharacterized protein, with product MNENQIVVRHESEGGKTPTTRDESQDVSTITKTIKGRGPSKGVKVAKPMFLEYNVYNVPDGQWSHEYGKQVGSCATRININVPLYPKVDEQIKKGFWEETKLMFHITDDSNHSREKYFHSCVAKRFSCFKSKLVRRWITMKEKKPKNQTNKMPWDVYNHITEDDWKTFVKHYFLPESLLRSEKARKSASCNKNPHRTGQKGYNRKRLDWIKDGRLPPDAALPISSSSSVNSSVTSNVNRVRKYRSKEWILAHQVQNKEGKWEIDPNDSEVVEIATKALEYIAEEEKGNLSFEQGEDALTKAIGKKDHRGRVKGTGGMVGIKKAFGPCIRHSRSDHGEASSENYESIRASVKKEFEGELEKRVEKRVAEALQKQLSTLLKTGQLNSISTPIPDDLHLNDSARVDLDVSATRTTRHILVPQPRELKERTPCRLALEEKVSGNNIVVADGMVQPSDGALPQHFTSMKPGHYKVQVDFVYDGHVDDILPVPTGDGFTNLGGALGSFVQWPIHLVIFEDGEDCISPPKKKSKSNVSKERDGSSKKKTTVLAAQKKTTDLPSKEFSHPKKSNSKPKSNLEVVGSCDRKTQESTTKSKKAGLVHDAIQGLGPSCKYLQFIMTSAPDDIYDNTTIPLAASVWHSDFDQETYITASDIGEFLRGACLNISAIQVYILCLLHDHAKSFEMSRISFICPEIMSSTRIKADPGAPTMYLKNIFQAEIEKEKMGNPNLTNWFLIPYNQENHWNLYVMDLRRGYVYIFDSARDPRRTDYAWGILSLAYQVYKCNGGHCPNKTSFKSCKPIHIECAQQIGGTECGYYVMKFMLEIVTLQHDYEGRLDEVYTPRTAPYASEEIDVVREQWAKFFTTKYLLLT